One Gelria sp. Kuro-4 DNA segment encodes these proteins:
- the codA gene encoding cytosine deaminase, with amino-acid sequence MADLLIKNARLAGSGARVDVRISGERIARVELAGTLKAAEAGAEVVDARGNLLTPPLIDSHVHLDTALTAGEPRYNASGTLFEGIAVWSERKKDLTRADVKERARTALQWEVGQGVGFVRTHVDVCDPKLTALQALLELKEEVAPWVELQIVAFPQEGVLAYEGGRDLLEEALRLGADCVGGIPHYELTREDGVASIEIIFRLAEKYDRKVDIHCDEIDDEQSRFLESVAAQAIRSGLGPRVTASHTTAMGSYNGAYSYKLTGFLRRAGLNIVANPLVNLNLQGRFDAYPKRRGLTQVKELLAAGVNVSFGHDDILDPWYPLGRGSLLQVAHMGVHACQLSGRQELYEAFAMVSERAARTLALGADYGLAPGRPADLVLWAAPDEVTALRLEATALLVLHRGQVVARTTPGRTTFAGGGVTEDITFQL; translated from the coding sequence ATGGCCGATCTACTCATTAAAAACGCGCGCCTGGCCGGCTCCGGCGCCCGCGTGGACGTCCGGATCAGCGGGGAACGCATCGCCCGGGTAGAACTCGCCGGTACGCTTAAGGCAGCGGAGGCAGGGGCGGAGGTGGTCGACGCCCGGGGGAACCTCCTCACCCCGCCCCTCATCGACTCCCACGTCCACCTGGACACCGCGCTCACCGCAGGCGAGCCCCGTTACAACGCAAGCGGCACCCTGTTCGAGGGAATCGCCGTTTGGAGTGAGCGCAAAAAAGACCTCACCCGCGCCGACGTCAAAGAGCGGGCCCGTACCGCCCTCCAGTGGGAGGTTGGCCAGGGGGTGGGGTTCGTACGCACCCACGTGGACGTCTGTGACCCGAAGCTTACCGCCCTGCAGGCGCTCCTGGAGTTGAAAGAAGAGGTGGCGCCCTGGGTTGAGCTGCAAATCGTCGCCTTTCCCCAGGAGGGCGTTCTGGCCTACGAAGGCGGCCGGGACCTGCTGGAGGAGGCCCTGCGGCTGGGGGCGGACTGCGTAGGCGGCATCCCGCACTACGAATTGACGCGCGAAGACGGGGTGGCGTCCATCGAGATCATCTTCCGCCTGGCGGAGAAATACGACCGCAAGGTGGACATTCACTGCGATGAAATCGACGACGAACAGTCGCGTTTCCTGGAGTCGGTAGCCGCGCAGGCCATCCGCAGCGGCCTGGGGCCACGCGTGACCGCCAGCCACACCACAGCCATGGGTTCTTATAACGGCGCCTACTCCTACAAACTCACCGGCTTTCTGCGCCGCGCCGGGCTGAACATCGTGGCCAACCCGCTGGTGAACCTGAACCTGCAGGGGCGTTTCGACGCTTATCCCAAGCGCCGCGGGCTCACCCAGGTTAAAGAACTCCTGGCGGCGGGGGTGAACGTGAGCTTCGGCCACGACGACATCCTGGACCCCTGGTACCCGCTGGGCAGGGGCAGCCTGCTCCAGGTGGCGCACATGGGGGTGCACGCCTGCCAGCTGAGCGGGCGGCAGGAACTTTATGAGGCCTTTGCCATGGTGAGCGAACGGGCGGCCCGCACCCTGGCCCTGGGCGCGGACTACGGCCTCGCCCCCGGGCGGCCGGCTGACCTGGTTCTCTGGGCCGCTCCCGACGAAGTTACGGCCCTGCGCCTCGAGGCCACGGCCCTTCTGGTGCTGCACCGCGGGCAGGTGGTGGCGCGCACCACGCCGGGGCGCACCACCTTCGCGGGCGGTGGCGTAACAGAAGACATCACGTTCCAGCTCTAA
- the codB gene encoding cytosine permease yields the protein MPKSNCVRDEDFALAPVPAEKKRGFWSVLAVMLGFTFFSASMWAGGTLGTSFRLWPDLVLVVLGGNLILGLYTGLLGDVAAGTNLSTHLLARYAFGRRGSALASFLLAATQIGWFGVGVAMFALPIYKATGWNLYLLLALAGALMTSTAYVGYKAMEILSFIAVPAIALLGSFSVSRAVEAAGGIGALAGLAPQNALSVAAALTMVVGSFASGGTLTPDFVRYARTRRTGVAATIIAFLIGNSLMFFFGAAGAAVTGKADISEVLMLQGLLGPAVLLLGLNIWTTNDNALYASGLGLSSITGFPKKKIVLVSGVLGTLFSLWLNNNFVSWLVLLGSILPPIGGVILADYYLVHGGKYPALSDVDLPDVNWTALAAWAGGVALARLVPWLPPLAGILGAALLHTFLAPLAGRGCVRPAGHTAGHESA from the coding sequence ATGCCAAAGTCAAACTGTGTCCGGGACGAAGACTTCGCCCTCGCCCCCGTTCCAGCGGAAAAGAAGCGCGGCTTTTGGTCGGTCCTGGCGGTGATGCTCGGCTTCACCTTCTTCTCCGCCAGCATGTGGGCCGGGGGCACGCTGGGCACCAGCTTCCGGCTCTGGCCTGATCTGGTGCTGGTGGTGCTGGGCGGCAACCTCATCCTCGGCCTCTATACCGGCCTTCTGGGTGACGTTGCGGCCGGTACCAACCTCTCCACCCACCTCTTGGCGCGCTACGCCTTCGGCCGTAGGGGTTCAGCCCTGGCTTCCTTCCTCCTGGCGGCTACCCAGATAGGCTGGTTCGGTGTCGGCGTGGCCATGTTCGCCCTGCCCATCTATAAGGCTACCGGCTGGAACCTGTACCTTCTCCTGGCGCTGGCCGGGGCGCTCATGACCTCCACCGCTTACGTCGGCTACAAGGCCATGGAAATCTTGAGCTTTATCGCCGTGCCGGCCATCGCCCTCCTGGGAAGCTTTTCGGTGAGCCGCGCCGTCGAGGCGGCGGGCGGAATCGGAGCGCTGGCGGGACTCGCCCCGCAGAACGCTCTCAGCGTGGCCGCTGCACTCACCATGGTGGTGGGCTCCTTCGCCAGCGGCGGCACGCTCACGCCGGACTTCGTGCGCTACGCCCGCACGCGCCGCACCGGCGTAGCGGCCACCATTATCGCCTTCCTCATCGGCAACTCCCTCATGTTCTTCTTCGGGGCGGCAGGAGCGGCCGTAACGGGTAAGGCCGACATCTCCGAGGTCCTCATGCTCCAAGGCCTCCTGGGGCCGGCGGTGCTCCTTCTCGGCCTCAATATCTGGACCACCAACGACAACGCCCTCTACGCCTCGGGACTGGGGCTCTCCAGCATCACCGGGTTTCCCAAGAAGAAGATTGTGCTGGTAAGCGGCGTCCTGGGAACGCTCTTCTCCCTCTGGCTGAATAACAACTTCGTCAGCTGGCTGGTGCTCCTGGGCTCCATCCTGCCGCCCATCGGCGGCGTCATCCTGGCCGATTACTACCTGGTACACGGCGGGAAGTATCCCGCGCTCAGCGATGTCGACCTGCCCGACGTTAACTGGACCGCCCTGGCCGCCTGGGCCGGCGGTGTGGCGCTGGCCCGCCTGGTGCCCTGGCTGCCGCCGCTGGCCGGCATCCTTGGGGCCGCGCTCCTGCATACCTTCCTGGCCCCCCTGGCCGGGCGCGGCTGTGTCCGGCCGGCCGGCCACACTGCCGGGCACGAATCGGCTTAA
- a CDS encoding DUF1540 domain-containing protein has protein sequence MAQNQQIMCSVNSCHYWKSGNRCDANMIMVTADSFADKAPDRIDAPMASAVGPTPTENCMETCCKTFSPKGSGRERADDVVKS, from the coding sequence ATGGCGCAAAACCAACAAATTATGTGCAGCGTCAACAGCTGCCACTACTGGAAAAGCGGCAATCGCTGCGATGCGAACATGATCATGGTCACAGCCGACAGTTTTGCCGACAAGGCGCCCGACCGCATCGACGCCCCCATGGCATCCGCCGTGGGCCCCACTCCAACCGAAAATTGCATGGAAACCTGCTGCAAGACCTTTTCTCCCAAGGGCAGCGGCCGCGAACGCGCGGACGACGTCGTAAAAAGTTAG
- a CDS encoding DEAD/DEAH box helicase has product MDVNAILRAITTHDSYAGQITYRRHLPERPAAYAEPAAPLPEELQARLERAGVRRLYTHQAAALDAARRGENIVVVTPTASGKTLCYNLPVLTELVADPSARALYIFPTKALTQDQLEGVQRFGLVPAAVYDGDTPDTVKGDIRRTARVVLTNPDMLHLGILPNHLKWHDFFAHLKFVVVDEIHAYRGVFGTQVAHILRRLRRLAAHHGAGPQFILTSATIANPAEHAQHLTGLPVTLIAGSGAPQGARDFLFWRVPQHTTYLREAVWLLEVLLAERARTIAFARARQVVERILRQVRQELTAPLAGRLVGYRGGYLAVERREIEHELFSGRLLGVVTTNALELGIDVGEMEVCLIAGYPGTIASTWQQAGRVGRRERDSLVIFIAVANPLDQYFLRHPEAFFDKPTESALIDAANPYLLLGQARCAAQELPLAPADLALWDPVLVDLLTLLEEDGQVTRADGRWFYTGQDYPAEKVNLRTTGRTFQLRDRGEKNRLVGTMDGHTAFSEAHPGAVYLHQGETYRVEELDIPGETAYLRRVDVDYYTMVGREKSTEILETLAEKELYGHHFAVGRLRVRTRVTGYIKKHELTGQVLGGESLSLPEEVLETVGMWFSPSAELAAKVQAAGLDFMGGLHAVEHAAIALLPLFAMCDRSDVGGLSTTIHAQTGEPTVFIHDAYEGGVGFAEKGYEKAEELLAATLEAVATCPCENGCPSCIHSPKCSNFNRPLDKEAAILILHGLLGQEYQPAAPTGVKALERANLARLVGRLKGATA; this is encoded by the coding sequence ATGGATGTAAACGCAATCCTGAGGGCGATTACGACCCATGACAGCTACGCCGGCCAGATAACCTACCGCCGGCACCTGCCGGAGCGCCCGGCGGCCTACGCCGAGCCGGCGGCGCCGCTGCCGGAGGAGCTCCAGGCCCGCCTGGAGCGCGCCGGGGTAAGGCGTCTCTATACCCACCAGGCGGCGGCGCTGGATGCCGCCCGGCGGGGAGAGAACATCGTGGTGGTAACGCCCACGGCCTCGGGCAAGACGCTCTGCTACAACCTGCCGGTCTTGACAGAGCTTGTGGCCGACCCGAGCGCCCGTGCCCTCTACATCTTTCCCACCAAGGCCCTCACCCAGGACCAACTGGAGGGGGTGCAGCGCTTCGGCCTTGTCCCGGCCGCCGTCTACGACGGCGACACACCCGATACGGTGAAGGGCGACATCCGGCGCACGGCCCGCGTTGTGCTCACCAACCCGGACATGCTGCACCTGGGGATTCTCCCTAACCACCTCAAGTGGCACGACTTTTTTGCCCACCTCAAGTTTGTGGTCGTCGACGAGATCCACGCCTACCGGGGCGTGTTCGGCACGCAGGTGGCCCACATCCTGCGGCGGCTGCGGCGCCTGGCGGCGCACCACGGCGCCGGCCCGCAGTTCATCCTTACCTCCGCCACCATCGCCAACCCGGCGGAGCACGCCCAGCACCTCACCGGGCTGCCGGTGACGCTCATCGCAGGAAGCGGTGCCCCCCAGGGCGCGCGGGACTTCCTCTTTTGGCGCGTACCCCAGCACACCACCTACCTGCGCGAGGCGGTGTGGCTTTTGGAGGTGCTCCTGGCGGAACGGGCGCGCACCATTGCCTTTGCCCGTGCCCGCCAGGTGGTGGAGCGCATCCTGCGCCAGGTGCGCCAGGAGCTCACGGCTCCCTTGGCCGGCCGGCTGGTGGGCTACCGGGGCGGATACCTGGCGGTAGAGCGGCGCGAGATTGAACACGAGCTTTTTTCCGGGCGGCTCTTAGGCGTGGTGACCACTAACGCGCTGGAACTCGGCATCGACGTGGGGGAGATGGAGGTCTGCCTTATCGCCGGCTACCCGGGGACCATCGCCTCCACCTGGCAGCAGGCAGGGCGGGTGGGCCGGCGCGAGCGCGACTCGCTGGTAATCTTTATCGCCGTGGCAAACCCCCTGGACCAGTACTTCCTACGCCACCCCGAGGCGTTTTTTGACAAGCCCACCGAGAGTGCCCTGATCGACGCGGCCAACCCATACCTGCTCTTGGGGCAGGCCCGCTGCGCCGCCCAGGAGCTGCCGCTGGCGCCGGCGGATCTCGCGCTCTGGGATCCGGTGCTGGTGGATCTGCTCACCCTCCTGGAGGAGGACGGCCAGGTGACGCGCGCCGACGGCCGCTGGTTTTACACCGGCCAGGATTACCCGGCGGAGAAGGTGAACCTGCGCACCACCGGGAGGACTTTCCAGCTGCGCGACCGGGGAGAGAAGAACCGCCTGGTGGGTACCATGGACGGGCATACTGCCTTCTCCGAGGCCCACCCGGGGGCCGTCTACCTGCACCAGGGCGAAACCTACCGGGTGGAGGAGCTGGACATTCCCGGCGAGACGGCCTACCTGCGCCGGGTGGATGTGGACTACTACACCATGGTGGGGCGGGAGAAGAGCACGGAGATCCTCGAGACCCTGGCCGAAAAAGAACTCTACGGCCACCATTTTGCCGTGGGCCGGCTCAGGGTGCGCACGCGCGTCACCGGGTACATTAAAAAGCACGAACTCACCGGCCAGGTGCTGGGCGGGGAAAGCCTGTCTCTGCCCGAGGAGGTGCTGGAAACGGTGGGGATGTGGTTTTCACCGAGCGCAGAGCTGGCAGCCAAGGTCCAGGCGGCGGGGCTCGACTTCATGGGCGGGTTGCACGCCGTGGAGCATGCGGCCATTGCGCTGCTGCCCCTCTTTGCCATGTGCGACCGCAGCGACGTCGGCGGCCTCTCCACCACCATCCATGCCCAAACGGGGGAGCCGACGGTGTTTATCCACGATGCTTACGAGGGCGGGGTGGGCTTCGCGGAAAAAGGCTACGAAAAGGCGGAAGAACTGCTGGCGGCCACCCTGGAGGCGGTGGCCACCTGCCCTTGTGAAAACGGTTGCCCGAGCTGCATCCACTCGCCCAAGTGCTCGAACTTCAACCGCCCGCTGGACAAGGAGGCGGCCATCCTGATCCTGCACGGGCTCCTGGGCCAAGAGTACCAGCCGGCGGCCCCTACGGGCGTCAAGGCCCTGGAGCGGGCCAACCTGGCCCGCTTAGTAGGGCGGTTGAAGGGGGCGACGGCATGA